From the Oryzias latipes chromosome 22, ASM223467v1 genome, one window contains:
- the LOC101172697 gene encoding rho-associated protein kinase 2 isoform X3, translating into MSDSAAVSAGAERRMETRLKRLEDMLRDPRSALNLESLLDSLNALVLDLDYPALRKNKNIETFLNRYEKVVEELRDLQMKSEDFEKVKVIGRGAFGEVQLLCCAFQDEHYLYMVMEYMPGGDLVNLTSTYDVPEKWAKFYTAEVVMALDAIHSMGFIHRDVKPDNMLLDRLGHLKLADFGTCMKMDATGMVRCDTAVGTPDYISPEVLKSQGGDGCYGRECDWWSVGVFIFEMLVGDTPFYADSLVGTYSKIMDHKNSLHFPEEVEISADAKNIICAFLTDREVRLGRNGVEEIKQHPFFKNDQWTFDNIRETVAPVVPELSSDIDTSNFDEIEDDKGDVETVPTPKAFVGNQLPFVGFTYFKEDQLLNASNNSSVNNENLKGESAALQKKLHHLELQFNNDKQVKDDLEQKYRTASGRLEKITKELEEEVNCRKCLESNLRQLEREKALLQHKSLESHRKAESEADRKRCLENEVNSLRDQLDDLKRRNQNSHISNEKNIHLRRQLEEANTLLRAESEAATRLRKTQTESSKQLQQLEANVRELQDKCCLLERTKLSLEKECISLQAALETERREQSQGSETISDLMGRILALEQEARQQRQALSKAETEKRHLQDKLTDLEKEMSSKEIDLTYQLKVLQQELEQEETSHKATRALLADKSKIRVTIEGAKSESMKEMEQKLSEERLAKMRLENRILELEKHSSMMDCDYKQALQKLEELRRHKDHLTEEVKNLTLKIEQETQKRNLTQNDLKAQNQQLSILRTSEKQLKQETNHLLDIKRSLEKQNQELRKERQDTDGQMKELQDQLEAEQYFSTLYKTQVRELKEDCEERNKLYKEMQQSLHELQEERDSLAAQLEITLTKADSEQLARSIAEEQYSDLEKEKIMKELELKDMMARHCQELNEKDITISSLEEANRTLTSDVANLANEKEELNCKLKEALEESEKSKDWEQQISQMKQGFEKQLQSERTLKTQAVNKLAEIMNRKEIRGGGSRRNNDTDMRRKEKENRKLQLELRSEKEKLNSIMIKYQREINEMQAQLADESQMRIELQMALDSKDSDIEQLRNLLQTLSVQSMDSASVSSGPEFDADDAYTETRLEGWLSLPVRNNTKKFGWERKYVVVSSKKILFYNSEQDREQSIPYMVLDIDKLFHVRPVTQTDVYRADAKEIPRIFQILYANEGESKKEPEFPVEPLPLGEKSSYICHKGHEFIPTLYHFPTNCEACTKPLWNMFKPPPALECRRCHIKCHKDHMDKKEEIIAPCKVNYDVSAAKNLLLLAASQEEQQKWVSRLVKKIPKKPPPTELFARSSPRASMKVQPSQSMRRPSRQLPTAKSSPRRSNGFKLRREDSSSLC; encoded by the exons TTGTGCTGTGCCTTCCAAGATGAGCATTACCTCTACATGGTGATGGAGTACATGCCAGGAGGGGATCTGGTCAACTTGACCAGCACGTACGATGTTCCAGAGAAGTGGGCCAAGTTCTACACAGCAGAGGTGGTGATGGCTCTGGATGCCATTCACTCCATGGGCTTCATCCATCGGGACGTCAAGCCAGACAACATGCTGCTGGATCGACTCGGACACCTGAAACTGGCTGACTTTGGCACATGCATGAAGATGGACGCT ACTGGCATGGTGCGCTGTGACACAGCTGTGGGAACTCCTGACTACATCTCCCCAGAGGTGCTGAAATCTCAGGGAGGAGACGGTTGTTACGGAAGGGAGTGTGACTGGTGGTCTGTGGGAGTCTTCATTTTCGAGATGCTTGTTG GTGACACCCCGTTCTATGCCGACTCTCTGGTGGGAACCTACAGTAAAATCATGGACCACAAAAACTCCCTCCATTTCCCAGAGGAAGTGGAGATCTCTGCAGATGCCAAGAACATCATCTGTGCCTTCCTGACTGACcg ggagGTGCGATTGGGCCGAAACGGCGTAGAGGAAATCAAACAACACCCCTTCTTCAAAAACGACCAGTGGACGTTCGACAACATCAGAGAAA CTGTCGCCCCGGTAGTCCCCGAGCTGAGCAGTGACATCGACACCAGCAACTTTGATGAGATAGAAGATGACAAAGGCGATGTGGAAACCGTACCCACGCCTAAGGCCTTCGTCGGAAATCAGCTGCCGTTTGTCGGCTTCACCTACTTCAAAGAAGATCA GTTACTTAATGCTTCTAACAACTCCTCAGTGAATAATGAGAACCTGAAAGGAGAG TCAGCAGCTTTGCAGAAGAAACTGCACCACCTGGAGTTGCAGTTTAATAACGACAAGCAGGTCAAGGATGATCTGGAGCAGAAATACAG aacaGCCTCAGGTCGCTTAGAAAAAATAACCAAAGAGCTTGAGGAAGAG gTGAACTGCAGGAAGTGCTTGGAGTCAAACTTGAGGCAGCTGGAAAGAGAAAAGGCTCTGCTGCAACACAAGAGCTTGGAGAGTCACCGCAAGGCCGAGAGCGAGGCTGACAGGAAACGCTGCCTCGAGAATGAAG TCAACAGCCTTCGTGATCAGCTGGATGACCTGAAGAGAAGAAACCAAAACTCTCACATTTCTAATGAGAAGAACATTCATCTGAGAAGACAG CTGGAGGAGGCCAACACTTTGCTGCGAGCTGAGAGTGAAGCTGCGACTAGGCTGCGGAAAACGCAGACCGAGAGCAgcaagcagctgcagcagctggaggcCAACGTGCGCGAGCTGCAGGACAAATGCTGCCTGCTGGAGCGAACCAAGCTGAGCCTGGAGAAGGAGTGCATCAGCCTGCAGGCCGCGCTAGAGACGGAGAGGAGGGAGCAGAGTCAAGGCTCAGAAACCATCAGCGACCTGATGG GGCGCATTTTGGCTCTGGAGCAGGAGGCTCGCCAGCAAAGACAGGCTCTGTCTAAAGCAGAGACCGAGAAGAGACATCTGCAGGACAAACTCACTGATCTGGAGAAG GAGATGAGCAGCAAAGAGATCGATCTGACCTACCAGCTGAAGGTTCTGCagcaggagctggagcaggaggaGACCTCTCACAAGGCTACCAGGGCTCTGCTGGCAGACAAGAGCAAGATTAGGGTGACCATTGAAGGTGCCAAGTCGGAGTCCATGAAAG AGATGGAGCAGAAGCTGTCGGAGGAGCGGTTGGCCAAAATGCGGCTGGAGAACAGGATCCTGGAGCTGGAAAAACACAGCAGCATGATGGACTGCGACTATAAACAGGCCTTACAGAAACTAGAGGAGCTGCGCAGACATAAGGACCACCTCACAGAGGAG GTGAAGAACCTGACTCTGAAGATTGAGCAGGAGACCCAGAAGCGAAACCTGACTCAGAATGACCTCAAGGCGCAGAACCAGCAGCTCAGCATCCTGAGAACCTCTGAGAAGCAGCTGAAGCAGGAAACCAATCACCTGCTGGACATAAAGCGCAGTTTAGAGAAGCAGAACCAGGAACTGCGCAA AGAAAGACAAGACACAGATGGACAAATGAAGGAATTACAGGACCAGTTAGAAGCTGAACAGTATTTTTCT ACTCTCTATAAGACTCAAGTTCGTGAGCTGAAGGAGGATTGTGAGGAGAGAAACAAGCTATACAAAGAGATGCAGCAATCTCTGCatgagctgcaggaggagag GGACTCGTTAGCAGCCCAGCTGGAGATAACCCTGACGAAGGCTGACTCGGAGCAACTGGCTCGCTCCATTGCTGAGGAGCAGTACTCTGATCTGGAGAAGGAGAAGATCATGAAGGAGCTGGAGCTGAAGGACATGATGGCGCGGCATTGTCAGGAGCTGAATGAGAAGGACATTACCATCAGCTCA CTTGAAGAAGCCAACAGGACTCTGACCAGTGATGTTGCTAATCTGGCTAACGAAAAGGAGGAGCTCAACTGCAAACTGAAGGAAGCGCTTGAAG AATCCGAGAAGTCGAAGGATTGGGAGCAGCAGATCAGTCAGATGAAGCAGGGATTTGAGAAACAGCTGCAGTCAGAGAGAACGTTGAAGACACAG GCTGTCAATAAGCTGGCAGAGATCATGAACAGAAAGGAAATACGAGGTGGAGGCAGTCGTCGCAACAACGACACCGACATGCGGCGGAAGGAGAAGGAaaacaggaagctgcagttAGAGCTCCGATCTGAGAAGGAAAAGCTGAACAGCATCATGATCAAATACCAGAGGGAAATCAACGAAATGCAGGCA CAATTGGCGGATGAGAGCCAGATGCGCATCGAGCTGCAGATGGCTCTGGACAGTAAGGACAGTGACATCGAGCAGCTGAGGAACCTGCTGCAGACGCTCAGTGTGCAGTCCATGGACTCGGCCAGCGTCAGCAGCGGCCCAGAGTTTGACGCTGATGACGCCTACACAG AAACCAGACTGGAGGGCTGGCTCTCTCTTCCCGTCAGAAACAACACCAAGAAGTTTGGATGGGAAAGAAag TACGTTGTTGTTAGCAGCAAGAAGATCCTCTTCTACAACAGTGAACAAGACAGGGAGCAGTCCATCCCCTACATGGTGCTGGACATAGA TAAACTCTTCCATGTGAGGCCTGTCACTCAGACAGATGTGTACCGTGCTGATGCCAAAGAGATACCTCGAATATTTCAG ATTCTTTATGCCAATGAAGGTGAGAGTAAAAAGGAGCCAGAGTTTCCTGTGGAGCCACTACCCCTTGGAGAGAAGTCCAGCTACATCTGCCACAAAGGTCACGAGTTTATCCCCACCCTCTATCACTTCCCCACCAACTGTGAGGCCTGCACTAAGCCACTATGGAACATGTTCAAGCCTCCACCTGCTCTGGAGTGCCGACGCTGCCACATTAAGTGCCACAAGGACCACATGGACAAGAAAGAGGAGATCATTGCTCCGTGTAAAG TGAACTACGACGTTTCTGCCGCCAAGAACCTACTCCTGCTGGCCGCCTcccaggaggagcagcagaagtGGGTGAGCCGACTGGTCAAGAAGATTCCCAAGAAGCCCCCTCCAACAGAGCTCTTTGCGCGCTCCTCACCTCGGGCATCCATGAAAGTTCAGCCCAGCCAGTCCATGAGAAGGCCCAGCAGACAGCTGCCCACCGCCAAGAGCAG TCCCCGCAGGTCAAATGGGTTCAAACTGAGACGAGAAGATTCCAGCAGCCTCTG
- the LOC101172697 gene encoding rho-associated protein kinase 2 isoform X4 — translation MVMEYMPGGDLVNLTSTYDVPEKWAKFYTAEVVMALDAIHSMGFIHRDVKPDNMLLDRLGHLKLADFGTCMKMDATGMVRCDTAVGTPDYISPEVLKSQGGDGCYGRECDWWSVGVFIFEMLVGDTPFYADSLVGTYSKIMDHKNSLHFPEEVEISADAKNIICAFLTDREVRLGRNGVEEIKQHPFFKNDQWTFDNIRETVAPVVPELSSDIDTSNFDEIEDDKGDVETVPTPKAFVGNQLPFVGFTYFKEDQLLNASNNSSVNNENLKGESAALQKKLHHLELQFNNDKQVKDDLEQKYRTASGRLEKITKELEEEVNCRKCLESNLRQLEREKALLQHKSLESHRKAESEADRKRCLENEVNSLRDQLDDLKRRNQNSHISNEKNIHLRRQLEEANTLLRAESEAATRLRKTQTESSKQLQQLEANVRELQDKCCLLERTKLSLEKECISLQAALETERREQSQGSETISDLMGRILALEQEARQQRQALSKAETEKRHLQDKLTDLEKEMSSKEIDLTYQLKVLQQELEQEETSHKATRALLADKSKIRVTIEGAKSESMKEMEQKLSEERLAKMRLENRILELEKHSSMMDCDYKQALQKLEELRRHKDHLTEEVKNLTLKIEQETQKRNLTQNDLKAQNQQLSILRTSEKQLKQETNHLLDIKRSLEKQNQELRKERQDTDGQMKELQDQLEAEQYFSTLYKTQVRELKEDCEERNKLYKEMQQSLHELQEERDSLAAQLEITLTKADSEQLARSIAEEQYSDLEKEKIMKELELKDMMARHCQELNEKDITISSLEEANRTLTSDVANLANEKEELNCKLKEALEESEKSKDWEQQISQMKQGFEKQLQSERTLKTQAVNKLAEIMNRKEIRGGGSRRNNDTDMRRKEKENRKLQLELRSEKEKLNSIMIKYQREINEMQAQLADESQMRIELQMALDSKDSDIEQLRNLLQTLSVQSMDSASVSSGPEFDADDAYTETRLEGWLSLPVRNNTKKFGWERKYVVVSSKKILFYNSEQDREQSIPYMVLDIDKLFHVRPVTQTDVYRADAKEIPRIFQILYANEGESKKEPEFPVEPLPLGEKSSYICHKGHEFIPTLYHFPTNCEACTKPLWNMFKPPPALECRRCHIKCHKDHMDKKEEIIAPCKVNYDVSAAKNLLLLAASQEEQQKWVSRLVKKIPKKPPPTELFARSSPRASMKVQPSQSMRRPSRQLPTAKSSPRRSNGFKLRREDSSSLC, via the exons ATGGTGATGGAGTACATGCCAGGAGGGGATCTGGTCAACTTGACCAGCACGTACGATGTTCCAGAGAAGTGGGCCAAGTTCTACACAGCAGAGGTGGTGATGGCTCTGGATGCCATTCACTCCATGGGCTTCATCCATCGGGACGTCAAGCCAGACAACATGCTGCTGGATCGACTCGGACACCTGAAACTGGCTGACTTTGGCACATGCATGAAGATGGACGCT ACTGGCATGGTGCGCTGTGACACAGCTGTGGGAACTCCTGACTACATCTCCCCAGAGGTGCTGAAATCTCAGGGAGGAGACGGTTGTTACGGAAGGGAGTGTGACTGGTGGTCTGTGGGAGTCTTCATTTTCGAGATGCTTGTTG GTGACACCCCGTTCTATGCCGACTCTCTGGTGGGAACCTACAGTAAAATCATGGACCACAAAAACTCCCTCCATTTCCCAGAGGAAGTGGAGATCTCTGCAGATGCCAAGAACATCATCTGTGCCTTCCTGACTGACcg ggagGTGCGATTGGGCCGAAACGGCGTAGAGGAAATCAAACAACACCCCTTCTTCAAAAACGACCAGTGGACGTTCGACAACATCAGAGAAA CTGTCGCCCCGGTAGTCCCCGAGCTGAGCAGTGACATCGACACCAGCAACTTTGATGAGATAGAAGATGACAAAGGCGATGTGGAAACCGTACCCACGCCTAAGGCCTTCGTCGGAAATCAGCTGCCGTTTGTCGGCTTCACCTACTTCAAAGAAGATCA GTTACTTAATGCTTCTAACAACTCCTCAGTGAATAATGAGAACCTGAAAGGAGAG TCAGCAGCTTTGCAGAAGAAACTGCACCACCTGGAGTTGCAGTTTAATAACGACAAGCAGGTCAAGGATGATCTGGAGCAGAAATACAG aacaGCCTCAGGTCGCTTAGAAAAAATAACCAAAGAGCTTGAGGAAGAG gTGAACTGCAGGAAGTGCTTGGAGTCAAACTTGAGGCAGCTGGAAAGAGAAAAGGCTCTGCTGCAACACAAGAGCTTGGAGAGTCACCGCAAGGCCGAGAGCGAGGCTGACAGGAAACGCTGCCTCGAGAATGAAG TCAACAGCCTTCGTGATCAGCTGGATGACCTGAAGAGAAGAAACCAAAACTCTCACATTTCTAATGAGAAGAACATTCATCTGAGAAGACAG CTGGAGGAGGCCAACACTTTGCTGCGAGCTGAGAGTGAAGCTGCGACTAGGCTGCGGAAAACGCAGACCGAGAGCAgcaagcagctgcagcagctggaggcCAACGTGCGCGAGCTGCAGGACAAATGCTGCCTGCTGGAGCGAACCAAGCTGAGCCTGGAGAAGGAGTGCATCAGCCTGCAGGCCGCGCTAGAGACGGAGAGGAGGGAGCAGAGTCAAGGCTCAGAAACCATCAGCGACCTGATGG GGCGCATTTTGGCTCTGGAGCAGGAGGCTCGCCAGCAAAGACAGGCTCTGTCTAAAGCAGAGACCGAGAAGAGACATCTGCAGGACAAACTCACTGATCTGGAGAAG GAGATGAGCAGCAAAGAGATCGATCTGACCTACCAGCTGAAGGTTCTGCagcaggagctggagcaggaggaGACCTCTCACAAGGCTACCAGGGCTCTGCTGGCAGACAAGAGCAAGATTAGGGTGACCATTGAAGGTGCCAAGTCGGAGTCCATGAAAG AGATGGAGCAGAAGCTGTCGGAGGAGCGGTTGGCCAAAATGCGGCTGGAGAACAGGATCCTGGAGCTGGAAAAACACAGCAGCATGATGGACTGCGACTATAAACAGGCCTTACAGAAACTAGAGGAGCTGCGCAGACATAAGGACCACCTCACAGAGGAG GTGAAGAACCTGACTCTGAAGATTGAGCAGGAGACCCAGAAGCGAAACCTGACTCAGAATGACCTCAAGGCGCAGAACCAGCAGCTCAGCATCCTGAGAACCTCTGAGAAGCAGCTGAAGCAGGAAACCAATCACCTGCTGGACATAAAGCGCAGTTTAGAGAAGCAGAACCAGGAACTGCGCAA AGAAAGACAAGACACAGATGGACAAATGAAGGAATTACAGGACCAGTTAGAAGCTGAACAGTATTTTTCT ACTCTCTATAAGACTCAAGTTCGTGAGCTGAAGGAGGATTGTGAGGAGAGAAACAAGCTATACAAAGAGATGCAGCAATCTCTGCatgagctgcaggaggagag GGACTCGTTAGCAGCCCAGCTGGAGATAACCCTGACGAAGGCTGACTCGGAGCAACTGGCTCGCTCCATTGCTGAGGAGCAGTACTCTGATCTGGAGAAGGAGAAGATCATGAAGGAGCTGGAGCTGAAGGACATGATGGCGCGGCATTGTCAGGAGCTGAATGAGAAGGACATTACCATCAGCTCA CTTGAAGAAGCCAACAGGACTCTGACCAGTGATGTTGCTAATCTGGCTAACGAAAAGGAGGAGCTCAACTGCAAACTGAAGGAAGCGCTTGAAG AATCCGAGAAGTCGAAGGATTGGGAGCAGCAGATCAGTCAGATGAAGCAGGGATTTGAGAAACAGCTGCAGTCAGAGAGAACGTTGAAGACACAG GCTGTCAATAAGCTGGCAGAGATCATGAACAGAAAGGAAATACGAGGTGGAGGCAGTCGTCGCAACAACGACACCGACATGCGGCGGAAGGAGAAGGAaaacaggaagctgcagttAGAGCTCCGATCTGAGAAGGAAAAGCTGAACAGCATCATGATCAAATACCAGAGGGAAATCAACGAAATGCAGGCA CAATTGGCGGATGAGAGCCAGATGCGCATCGAGCTGCAGATGGCTCTGGACAGTAAGGACAGTGACATCGAGCAGCTGAGGAACCTGCTGCAGACGCTCAGTGTGCAGTCCATGGACTCGGCCAGCGTCAGCAGCGGCCCAGAGTTTGACGCTGATGACGCCTACACAG AAACCAGACTGGAGGGCTGGCTCTCTCTTCCCGTCAGAAACAACACCAAGAAGTTTGGATGGGAAAGAAag TACGTTGTTGTTAGCAGCAAGAAGATCCTCTTCTACAACAGTGAACAAGACAGGGAGCAGTCCATCCCCTACATGGTGCTGGACATAGA TAAACTCTTCCATGTGAGGCCTGTCACTCAGACAGATGTGTACCGTGCTGATGCCAAAGAGATACCTCGAATATTTCAG ATTCTTTATGCCAATGAAGGTGAGAGTAAAAAGGAGCCAGAGTTTCCTGTGGAGCCACTACCCCTTGGAGAGAAGTCCAGCTACATCTGCCACAAAGGTCACGAGTTTATCCCCACCCTCTATCACTTCCCCACCAACTGTGAGGCCTGCACTAAGCCACTATGGAACATGTTCAAGCCTCCACCTGCTCTGGAGTGCCGACGCTGCCACATTAAGTGCCACAAGGACCACATGGACAAGAAAGAGGAGATCATTGCTCCGTGTAAAG TGAACTACGACGTTTCTGCCGCCAAGAACCTACTCCTGCTGGCCGCCTcccaggaggagcagcagaagtGGGTGAGCCGACTGGTCAAGAAGATTCCCAAGAAGCCCCCTCCAACAGAGCTCTTTGCGCGCTCCTCACCTCGGGCATCCATGAAAGTTCAGCCCAGCCAGTCCATGAGAAGGCCCAGCAGACAGCTGCCCACCGCCAAGAGCAG TCCCCGCAGGTCAAATGGGTTCAAACTGAGACGAGAAGATTCCAGCAGCCTCTG